The Pseudomonadota bacterium genome contains a region encoding:
- the rimI gene encoding ribosomal protein S18-alanine N-acetyltransferase, translating into MIIQRRGIMHEGQQPLTDEGQEEHRYASCNNELVISKMQKGDIEKILEIEKRSFITPWTKKMLNETLSSPISISLVIKESKLLLGYIMLYSVLNEAHILNLATNPDYRRRGYASRLIRHTIEYCEKRDISEFFLEVRDSNIKAKKLYRMFGFEVIGKRKGYYTDTHEDALVMQLSLH; encoded by the coding sequence ATGATCATCCAGAGACGTGGAATAATGCACGAGGGACAACAACCGTTAACGGATGAAGGGCAAGAAGAACATCGCTATGCCTCCTGTAATAATGAATTGGTTATCAGCAAGATGCAGAAAGGCGACATTGAAAAAATCCTTGAGATAGAAAAACGTTCTTTTATTACGCCCTGGACAAAAAAAATGCTTAACGAGACATTATCTTCGCCCATATCTATCAGTCTTGTAATTAAGGAAAGCAAACTTTTGCTCGGTTATATCATGTTATATTCTGTGTTGAATGAAGCTCATATATTAAATCTTGCAACAAATCCTGATTACAGGAGAAGAGGATATGCCTCACGACTTATACGGCATACAATTGAATATTGCGAGAAAAGAGATATATCAGAATTCTTCCTTGAGGTAAGAGATAGTAACATCAAAGCTAAAAAGTTGTATAGAATGTTTGGTTTTGAAGTTATTGGAAAAAGAAAAGGGTATTATACAGACACACATGAAGACGCTCTTGTAATGCAGCTTTCATTGCATTAA
- a CDS encoding molybdenum cofactor guanylyltransferase — translation MNMTCAILAGGNSKRMGSDKATLPVGTKPLINRVYDEAKKVFDEIIIISNHHKIIAGLDVPIFKDILPVQSPIVGIVSALLYADTPYVFVLACDMLFVSKESIEYMIDEAHGEDLIIPRSKGGYEPLYAIYGRSCIPHLFKLIAQNSLKATGVFPFLSVRVLDEHPYFTNNGYSVFTNINTIDDLVILQNQVSTVNKINPRLRAKSPAGSSIDLQERSPI, via the coding sequence ATGAATATGACCTGTGCTATTCTTGCCGGAGGTAACAGCAAAAGAATGGGGAGTGACAAGGCAACCCTCCCTGTCGGGACAAAGCCGCTGATAAACCGGGTATATGATGAAGCAAAAAAGGTTTTTGATGAGATCATTATCATCTCAAATCACCATAAAATCATTGCCGGCCTTGATGTCCCGATATTTAAAGATATTCTCCCTGTACAAAGCCCTATTGTAGGCATTGTATCAGCGCTGTTGTACGCCGATACGCCCTATGTGTTTGTACTTGCATGCGATATGCTCTTTGTCTCTAAAGAATCAATAGAATATATGATAGATGAAGCGCACGGTGAGGACTTAATAATCCCCAGATCGAAAGGAGGCTATGAACCGCTTTATGCGATATATGGCAGATCATGTATCCCCCATCTATTTAAATTGATAGCACAGAACAGTTTAAAAGCCACAGGTGTTTTCCCTTTTCTTTCTGTGAGAGTTTTAGATGAACACCCATATTTTACAAATAATGGTTATTCTGTGTTCACGAATATCAATACAATCGATGATCTGGTAATATTACAAAACCAGGTTAGTACAGTAAACAAAATAAACCCCCGACTAAGGGCAAAAAGCCCTGCCGGATCCAGCATTGACCTGCAAGAGAGGAGCCCTATATGA
- a CDS encoding TRAP transporter small permease produces MGGFLRIVEKLSKWMGFVSGCALTVIMLVTVADVFLRIFNRPIVGTYEIVGFGGAIVIGFAVPITSWIRAHIFVDFAVKSFSNKIQNVFNVATRITGIILFILIGWNLFVYGSDLYQSGEVSTTRQMPFYPIAFGLGVCCFIQCLVLVSDIVKIAGGQYE; encoded by the coding sequence ATGGGTGGATTTCTAAGAATTGTCGAAAAACTAAGCAAATGGATGGGCTTTGTTTCCGGATGTGCGCTGACAGTTATTATGCTTGTCACAGTAGCAGATGTATTTTTGCGGATTTTCAACCGTCCCATTGTAGGCACATATGAAATAGTTGGTTTCGGCGGGGCAATTGTTATAGGATTTGCTGTTCCCATTACATCGTGGATAAGGGCTCATATCTTTGTTGATTTTGCTGTCAAAAGTTTTTCAAATAAAATTCAAAATGTGTTTAATGTTGCCACGCGCATCACCGGTATCATATTGTTTATTCTCATAGGCTGGAACCTCTTTGTTTACGGATCAGATCTTTACCAGTCAGGAGAAGTAAGCACTACACGCCAGATGCCTTTTTATCCTATCGCATTCGGATTGGGCGTGTGCTGTTTTATACAATGCCTCGTACTTGTATCTGATATCGTTAAGATCGCCGGAGGACAATATGAATGA
- a CDS encoding 1-phosphofructokinase family hexose kinase codes for MIYTITLNPYLDKTIDIEELVYDDVNEIVEEKKHAGGKGIDVSRVIKELGGQSIVLGLIGGYSGLELESRLINEGIICDFTRINNETKTNTTVYQKNKKIQTLLSSSDPDVSSLEIITFFNKIKEIPRGSLVVIIGNAPRFVSDNFYAQLIITLKEKDIKVILDTDHGALKNGISAEPFLIKPNIHEFGRLTENNISSVEEIIEYAKPYKNVVEYIAVSMGAMGVLGISNNVVYHVIPPKIKVGSSIGAGDSLVGGLVFSLSEGKSFKEALVLGVASGTAATLNQGRELCKKEDIDTIKKDVKIKII; via the coding sequence ATGATATATACAATAACACTCAATCCATATCTTGACAAAACGATAGATATTGAAGAACTTGTATACGACGATGTAAACGAAATCGTAGAGGAGAAAAAACATGCCGGCGGGAAAGGCATAGATGTTTCACGGGTCATCAAAGAACTCGGCGGTCAGAGCATTGTCCTTGGATTAATCGGCGGATACAGCGGACTGGAGCTTGAAAGCAGACTCATAAACGAAGGAATAATCTGCGATTTTACACGCATTAATAACGAGACAAAAACAAATACCACAGTTTATCAGAAGAATAAAAAAATACAGACCTTGCTGAGTTCTTCAGACCCGGATGTAAGTTCTCTCGAGATCATAACCTTCTTTAATAAAATAAAGGAAATTCCAAGGGGCAGTCTTGTAGTGATCATTGGAAATGCACCAAGGTTTGTTAGTGATAATTTTTACGCACAGCTTATAATAACTCTAAAAGAAAAAGATATAAAAGTAATCCTTGATACTGATCACGGAGCATTAAAAAATGGTATAAGTGCAGAACCTTTTTTAATAAAGCCGAACATTCATGAGTTCGGCAGGCTTACCGAAAATAATATATCAAGTGTTGAAGAAATAATTGAGTATGCAAAACCTTATAAAAATGTTGTAGAATATATAGCAGTTTCGATGGGTGCTATGGGGGTGCTTGGTATTTCAAATAATGTGGTATATCACGTCATTCCACCTAAAATAAAGGTAGGAAGCTCCATTGGTGCAGGTGATTCGCTTGTCGGAGGCCTTGTTTTTTCGCTCAGTGAGGGTAAAAGTTTTAAGGAGGCCCTTGTTTTGGGTGTTGCAAGCGGTACAGCTGCCACCCTTAATCAAGGAAGAGAGTTGTGTAAGAAAGAGGATATTGATACAATAAAAAAAGATGTAAAGATTAAAATTATTTAA
- a CDS encoding ATP-binding protein, with amino-acid sequence MNIYSIPPLLSAIILLILFLMGIFKAKNAHINLLFSLICIIGCMLNIDKTLLTIVQDEALAIRISRIDHIFLVFIIPLYLHFTILATGHKGWMPLVKIFYIIAFFLIPLTQHPLYLTGVIRYYFGFFAASGSLFYVFGTFCTLSVVLSLYLLFKNLKEEKVSIKKTRIKYIILSFGLAAFVNHFDVAVMGGYEAYPIGNFIFVPMCLLGYAIYRHDVMEWKIFLNKGIVFVTLLLISIGFFIGLEVLLKNLFRNSLNTDLISLTAMIFTFLLIYISKERVQYFLIQFLQQEFIKNRKAIKDLSFEILTLYSVGKIKKTIIERLSNTFTLERCNIMMVPRTEESEVFRFIHEADELWKQGYRLSLPVPSKLHPAYLLLGEKGDMSLYTGEETEILSILANHIALALDNAASYKKIQDFSNSLEKLVDERTKALIQSESLAAVGRLAAGIAHELNNPIAGVMSTLEYYIDHLEGQNELLDDLTFSLNELKRTKEIIKSLLEASRQKDEVKELVEIHAPIEDTLRILHNQYKLKKISINKKFNATSSIIKGNSARLCQVFINIIKNAIDAIGDENGVITIETLNKDESQLVCKVTDSGAGIEKHVLKDIFKPFFTTKQQGKGIGLGLFIVHEIIKDHEGSIEVESNKTTGTTFTFIFPCHR; translated from the coding sequence ATGAATATTTACAGCATACCGCCTCTTCTAAGTGCGATAATTCTCCTCATACTCTTTTTGATGGGAATATTTAAAGCAAAAAATGCGCATATAAATCTGTTGTTTTCTCTGATATGTATTATTGGTTGCATGCTTAACATTGATAAGACCTTGCTTACTATTGTGCAGGATGAAGCTCTGGCAATCAGGATAAGCAGAATAGACCATATTTTTCTTGTTTTTATTATCCCTCTTTATCTGCACTTTACGATTTTGGCCACAGGACATAAGGGGTGGATGCCTCTTGTGAAAATATTTTATATCATCGCATTTTTTCTTATACCTCTCACGCAACACCCCCTTTACCTGACGGGTGTCATACGATATTATTTTGGTTTTTTTGCTGCTTCAGGCTCGTTATTTTACGTATTCGGCACATTCTGCACGTTAAGCGTTGTACTCTCACTTTACCTCCTTTTCAAAAACCTGAAGGAGGAAAAGGTTTCAATCAAGAAAACAAGAATAAAATATATTATTTTAAGTTTTGGCCTCGCTGCCTTTGTAAACCATTTTGATGTTGCTGTTATGGGTGGATACGAGGCATATCCCATCGGTAATTTTATCTTTGTCCCTATGTGTCTTCTCGGATATGCAATTTACCGGCATGATGTGATGGAATGGAAGATATTCCTGAATAAGGGCATTGTGTTTGTTACCCTGCTCCTCATATCAATAGGTTTCTTCATCGGCCTGGAAGTGCTGTTAAAAAACCTTTTTCGAAATTCATTAAACACTGATTTGATATCGTTGACAGCAATGATATTTACATTTCTTTTAATTTATATTTCCAAGGAACGGGTACAATATTTTCTCATACAATTTCTCCAGCAGGAATTCATAAAAAACAGAAAAGCGATAAAAGATCTTAGTTTTGAAATATTAACGCTTTATAGTGTCGGTAAAATTAAAAAAACAATTATTGAAAGGTTATCGAATACGTTTACTCTCGAAAGATGTAATATTATGATGGTTCCAAGGACAGAAGAAAGCGAGGTTTTTCGATTTATTCATGAAGCCGATGAGCTATGGAAACAGGGTTATAGATTGTCCCTGCCCGTGCCATCCAAATTGCATCCTGCATATCTGTTATTGGGTGAAAAAGGAGATATGAGTCTTTATACCGGCGAGGAAACTGAAATATTATCGATCCTTGCAAATCATATAGCCCTTGCCCTTGACAATGCCGCTTCGTATAAAAAAATACAGGATTTTTCCAACTCGCTCGAAAAGCTTGTCGACGAGAGGACAAAAGCCCTTATTCAGAGTGAAAGTCTTGCTGCGGTTGGACGACTTGCCGCAGGTATTGCCCACGAGCTTAACAACCCCATTGCAGGAGTTATGAGCACCCTTGAATACTACATTGACCACCTTGAAGGTCAAAATGAACTTCTCGATGACCTGACTTTCTCCCTTAATGAATTGAAAAGGACAAAAGAAATTATTAAAAGCTTGCTTGAAGCTTCAAGACAGAAAGATGAAGTAAAGGAGCTTGTAGAAATACATGCGCCTATAGAAGATACTTTAAGAATACTTCACAATCAGTATAAATTAAAAAAGATTTCCATCAATAAAAAATTCAATGCAACCAGCAGCATTATTAAAGGGAATTCTGCAAGACTGTGCCAGGTATTTATAAATATAATAAAGAATGCAATTGATGCTATCGGTGATGAAAACGGTGTTATTACCATTGAGACATTAAATAAAGACGAAAGCCAGCTTGTATGCAAAGTAACGGATAGCGGCGCAGGCATAGAAAAACATGTATTGAAGGATATTTTTAAACCTTTCTTCACGACCAAACAGCAAGGCAAGGGGATAGGCCTCGGCTTATTTATTGTACATGAAATTATAAAAGATCATGAAGGATCAATAGAAGTAGAAAGCAATAAAACAACTGGGACTACCTTTACGTTTATTTTCCCCTGCCATCGATAA
- the pgsA gene encoding CDP-diacylglycerol--glycerol-3-phosphate 3-phosphatidyltransferase, whose amino-acid sequence MKAKDEKASLWTLPNRLSIIRILFVPLIIIFISTEEEELIFAACLLFIIAGITDGLDGYIARKMSMKTKLGLYLDPIADKILVTSVLITLSYYRLVPLWITLILVGREFLINGLRSFYATEGIAIYPSFSGKLKTALQIIGITCILFYSSIYKLDHIIHLLGLIILYASLFFSIYSAVYYIIAIFRMPNKP is encoded by the coding sequence ATGAAGGCTAAAGATGAAAAAGCATCCCTCTGGACGCTTCCCAATAGACTCAGCATAATAAGAATACTTTTTGTACCACTCATCATTATTTTTATATCTACAGAAGAAGAAGAGCTGATCTTTGCGGCGTGCCTTTTGTTTATTATTGCAGGCATAACGGATGGTCTTGATGGGTACATAGCTCGAAAAATGTCCATGAAAACAAAGCTGGGGCTATATCTTGATCCGATTGCCGATAAGATTCTTGTTACCTCGGTCCTTATCACACTTTCATACTACAGGCTCGTGCCTCTTTGGATTACGCTAATCCTTGTCGGAAGAGAATTTCTGATAAACGGCCTCAGATCTTTTTATGCAACAGAAGGCATTGCTATCTATCCATCTTTTTCCGGCAAGCTGAAGACTGCCCTGCAAATCATCGGGATTACCTGCATACTTTTTTACAGTTCGATCTACAAGCTTGACCATATAATACACCTGCTCGGGTTGATAATCTTATATGCTTCACTTTTTTTCAGCATATATTCTGCCGTGTATTACATAATTGCAATATTCAGAATGCCAAATAAACCGTAA
- a CDS encoding lytic transglycosylase domain-containing protein yields MNLKAIALIIICLVPICGYAGIYGYTDERGVYHFTNIVPVGTKYHVVISEKNTSMLTKSIDNSNYDKIIMYHSKLHGMDPSLIKAVMKAESNFNPFALSNKGAQGLMQLMPDTAKLMKVDDPFNPDDNIQGGTKYLKLLDSIFDGDLELMLAAYNAGPNRVIEHNMKVPPIEETRTFIKKVKQYYGKLKKPDEG; encoded by the coding sequence ATGAATTTAAAAGCGATAGCATTGATCATCATTTGCCTTGTCCCGATATGTGGATATGCAGGCATTTATGGTTATACTGACGAGCGTGGTGTTTATCATTTTACAAATATTGTCCCTGTCGGCACAAAATACCATGTCGTAATATCCGAAAAAAACACTTCCATGCTGACCAAGAGTATAGATAATAGCAACTACGATAAGATTATTATGTATCATTCAAAGCTCCACGGGATGGACCCTTCACTCATAAAGGCTGTTATGAAGGCCGAATCCAACTTTAACCCCTTTGCATTATCCAATAAAGGGGCGCAAGGGCTAATGCAACTCATGCCCGATACGGCAAAACTAATGAAGGTGGACGACCCCTTTAACCCTGACGACAATATTCAAGGAGGAACAAAATATTTGAAATTGTTAGACAGCATCTTTGATGGAGATCTTGAATTGATGCTTGCCGCATATAATGCAGGCCCGAATAGAGTTATAGAGCATAATATGAAAGTTCCCCCGATTGAGGAAACCAGGACATTCATAAAAAAAGTGAAACAATACTACGGTAAATTAAAGAAGCCAGATGAAGGCTAA
- a CDS encoding TRAP transporter large permease: MNEVTVGLIGLTAILIMFLTGIELAFAMILIGFIGFGYLISWSASMNLLAKDFFDVFDSYGFTVIPLFILMGQVAFNSGIAKRLFTCAYKFIGHIPGGLAMATVAGATAFKSICGSSPATAATFASVAVPEMDRYNYDKRLSTGIVATVGTLGILLPPSVTLIIFGIISDQSIGRLFLAGICPGLLIAFFFIVIIYGWCKINPALGPKGPKFTWAERFKALPEVIWVVAIFILMIAGILKGFFTPTEAGSVGTFFVLVLTFAKRDLNFKGYIKSVSESIRTACMVLMLIAGSTVLGHFIAVTRIPMIAADWIVGLPLPTWLIMVFITFVYLIGGSFIDDLAFMILATPIFFPAIIKLGYDPLWFGIMIGVTVMVGVVIPPVAINVFVVKNITKTPFSVIYAGVYPFLISLVVGAILLFIWPGLATWLPGFLMPG; the protein is encoded by the coding sequence ATGAATGAGGTAACTGTCGGACTGATAGGATTAACCGCTATACTGATTATGTTTCTCACAGGCATAGAATTGGCCTTTGCCATGATTCTCATAGGTTTTATAGGATTTGGCTACCTCATCTCCTGGAGCGCTTCGATGAACCTGCTTGCAAAGGATTTTTTCGATGTCTTTGATTCATATGGTTTTACCGTCATCCCTCTTTTTATTTTAATGGGACAGGTTGCCTTTAACTCAGGTATTGCAAAAAGACTTTTTACCTGTGCATATAAATTTATAGGGCATATCCCCGGCGGTCTTGCCATGGCAACCGTTGCAGGCGCAACTGCTTTTAAGTCAATATGCGGTTCTTCTCCGGCAACTGCTGCAACCTTTGCCAGTGTCGCTGTTCCTGAAATGGACCGTTACAACTATGACAAAAGACTTTCGACAGGTATCGTTGCAACTGTGGGAACTCTGGGCATCTTATTGCCGCCGAGTGTTACGCTGATCATATTCGGCATTATTTCCGACCAGTCTATTGGAAGGCTCTTCCTTGCAGGCATATGCCCCGGCCTTCTTATTGCCTTCTTTTTTATCGTAATTATCTACGGATGGTGTAAAATTAATCCTGCTCTTGGGCCCAAGGGGCCAAAGTTTACCTGGGCGGAAAGATTCAAGGCACTCCCGGAGGTTATATGGGTTGTTGCAATCTTTATCCTGATGATAGCCGGCATTCTCAAGGGATTCTTCACGCCGACCGAGGCTGGAAGCGTGGGAACCTTTTTCGTGCTTGTTTTAACCTTTGCCAAGAGGGACCTGAACTTCAAAGGTTATATAAAATCAGTCTCAGAATCAATAAGGACCGCATGCATGGTGCTTATGCTCATAGCCGGTTCAACCGTGCTCGGACACTTTATTGCCGTAACAAGGATACCCATGATCGCCGCCGACTGGATCGTAGGTCTTCCCCTTCCAACATGGCTTATAATGGTCTTTATCACATTCGTTTATCTTATCGGCGGTTCTTTTATTGATGACCTCGCATTCATGATACTGGCAACACCTATCTTCTTCCCCGCAATCATCAAGCTCGGCTATGATCCTCTGTGGTTCGGCATCATGATCGGCGTTACCGTTATGGTTGGTGTTGTCATACCGCCTGTGGCAATTAATGTCTTTGTTGTAAAGAATATCACCAAAACTCCCTTCAGTGTGATCTATGCCGGTGTATATCCTTTTCTGATAAGTCTTGTAGTCGGGGCAATTCTCCTTTTTATATGGCCCGGTCTTGCCACATGGCTTCCAGGCTTTTTGATGCCGGGATGA
- a CDS encoding outer membrane protein transport protein, whose protein sequence is MHIKYKGGAYFYLPSPLSSSSTRAAATFTLPFVAAAGLSKQIGALVLEGDVLYSGWSSMSSYRVSSDNGSTNTFYYKGWRNTPSIAFGANYRLNKYFEIRGGYMFDKSPIPRKTLGPELPDSKRHIYTLGATCRKNSFKASIGYQTTLFNNERSYLPAINGTYRNFAHVGFMSFEYNQ, encoded by the coding sequence TTGCATATAAAATACAAAGGAGGGGCATATTTTTATCTTCCTTCTCCATTATCTTCCTCGTCAACAAGGGCTGCTGCCACATTTACTCTGCCTTTTGTAGCTGCTGCTGGTCTGTCGAAACAAATCGGGGCGCTTGTGCTGGAAGGAGATGTGCTTTATAGCGGATGGTCTTCCATGAGCAGTTATCGTGTATCGTCGGACAATGGTTCAACAAATACTTTCTATTACAAAGGTTGGCGTAATACTCCAAGCATTGCTTTTGGCGCAAACTACCGGTTAAACAAATATTTTGAAATACGGGGTGGTTATATGTTTGATAAGAGCCCTATACCAAGAAAAACACTTGGTCCTGAACTTCCCGACAGCAAAAGACATATATATACTCTTGGAGCAACATGTCGGAAGAACTCATTTAAGGCAAGCATAGGTTATCAGACTACCCTCTTTAACAATGAAAGATCATACCTTCCGGCCATAAATGGAACATATAGAAATTTTGCCCATGTCGGGTTTATGAGTTTTGAGTATAATCAATAG
- a CDS encoding KamA family radical SAM protein, which yields MTTLPFIHTVEELSKHLCLDKKTKEEIEKVSISHPFRIPKFYLDLMEKDNPLCPIRKQSVPSKEELTGNGDTDPLNEKKISLTPSFFKRYQNRGVFLASSDCAMYCRFCNRRRLIGKKWDARLHWEETFQYLERDRETHEVIISGGDPFMLSSDELDYILSRLRSIRSIKNTRISTRMPVVYPEGLKQGHFDALKKSSPLWIVIHINHPREVSTDFIETVNRLRDAGNIIISQTVLLRGVNDCPHVLARLFENLVYCGVKPYYLFQLDEVRGAGHFKVKLKKGVEIMRYLRANNSGLAIPQYALDITGGLGKVSVDYKYIKKRRGNKVIVEGLSGKTGIYNDDAKQSICSKCNICKQGLP from the coding sequence TTGACTACCCTCCCTTTTATCCATACTGTTGAAGAATTATCAAAACATCTATGCTTAGATAAAAAAACAAAAGAAGAAATAGAAAAGGTTTCCATATCTCATCCCTTTAGAATACCAAAATTTTATTTAGACCTTATGGAAAAAGACAATCCTCTTTGCCCCATAAGGAAACAATCCGTGCCTTCAAAAGAAGAGCTAACCGGCAACGGAGATACTGATCCTCTCAACGAAAAAAAAATATCCTTAACACCCTCATTTTTTAAAAGGTATCAGAATAGGGGCGTTTTTTTAGCAAGTTCGGACTGTGCTATGTATTGCAGATTCTGCAACAGAAGAAGGCTTATCGGTAAAAAATGGGACGCCAGGTTGCACTGGGAGGAAACATTTCAATATTTAGAAAGGGATAGAGAAACACATGAGGTTATCATTTCTGGAGGAGATCCTTTTATGCTCTCATCTGATGAACTGGATTACATTTTATCAAGATTGAGGTCTATACGGAGTATAAAAAATACCAGAATAAGCACAAGGATGCCCGTTGTATATCCTGAGGGTTTGAAACAGGGTCACTTTGATGCTTTAAAAAAGAGTTCGCCTCTATGGATTGTGATTCATATAAATCATCCTCGTGAAGTCTCAACTGATTTTATTGAAACCGTAAACAGATTAAGGGATGCCGGCAATATCATTATAAGCCAGACCGTGCTTTTAAGGGGCGTAAACGACTGTCCGCACGTTCTTGCCAGATTGTTTGAAAATCTTGTCTACTGTGGTGTCAAACCCTATTATCTTTTTCAGCTTGATGAAGTCAGAGGCGCCGGACATTTTAAGGTAAAATTAAAAAAAGGTGTTGAGATAATGAGATATTTAAGGGCTAACAACTCTGGTCTCGCAATACCGCAATATGCGCTGGACATTACCGGAGGCCTCGGCAAGGTTTCGGTGGATTACAAATATATCAAGAAAAGACGGGGCAATAAGGTTATTGTTGAAGGTTTGTCCGGCAAAACAGGTATTTACAATGATGATGCTAAACAGAGTATTTGCTCAAAATGTAATATCTGCAAACAAGGTTTGCCCTGA
- the pal gene encoding peptidoglycan-associated lipoprotein Pal: protein MKAKSFGLILFVILASLSLGGCGCFMQQIKGETPPPQAPGAKVVAPEVKPVIPVETPQPEAAPAIAMKDVNFDFDKYNIRPGDAEILKQNADWFKAIPGKKVRVEGYCDEKGTIEYNLVLGQKRADSAKSYLVNLGVDANLIETVSYGKEKPLDPGHNEAAWAKNRRAQFLPLK from the coding sequence ATGAAAGCAAAATCATTTGGACTTATTTTATTTGTTATTTTAGCTTCACTGTCATTAGGCGGGTGCGGATGCTTTATGCAGCAAATTAAAGGGGAAACTCCTCCTCCTCAGGCTCCGGGAGCAAAAGTTGTTGCGCCTGAAGTAAAACCGGTAATACCTGTTGAAACACCGCAGCCGGAGGCGGCTCCTGCAATAGCAATGAAAGATGTGAATTTCGATTTTGATAAATACAATATAAGACCAGGAGATGCCGAGATATTGAAACAGAATGCGGACTGGTTTAAGGCTATCCCAGGCAAAAAAGTCAGAGTCGAAGGTTATTGCGATGAAAAAGGCACAATAGAATATAACCTTGTCCTTGGTCAAAAGAGGGCTGACTCCGCAAAATCATATCTCGTAAATCTCGGGGTTGATGCAAATCTTATAGAGACAGTAAGCTATGGGAAAGAAAAACCACTTGATCCGGGACACAACGAAGCAGCATGGGCAAAAAACAGAAGAGCTCAGTTTTTACCGCTTAAGTAA